The Infirmifilum lucidum DNA segment ACCTTTGAGCCTGCTATTCGAGATATGGCTCAATGCTATTAAGCCTCTGAAGCCGAGATATATTTGCAGAGGCTTAACTTTTCCAAAAGTGCTTCCTCTATGGTGTTTTGCCGCAACGATGGGCAGTGAAGCGATTTTGAAGCCTCTGTTCCATAATTTAAGGCCTATGAAGTCGTCATCAAAATATCCATACGCGAAATCGTAGAATATTTTTTTATCATTCTTTAAAGATTTCTTTAAGGCATCTATACTGTACACGGCATAGGAACCATCTGCATACGTTATGTAAAACCCCTTCTTCACAGTCTGCCTAGGCATTCCCCTGTAAGCCATGTGTGAAGTCAACAGTTCACTTAGGAAGCCTCCAGCTGTATCAATAATCTCGGGGTTAGATTGAGACACTATGATTCCTTGTACGGCACCGAGCCCAGGATTTTGTTCCATAACCTCGATGAGTGTTGCTAAACTTTCAGGGTAAGGAACAGCATCATTATTGAGGAGTACCACGTACTTTGCGTCCTTGCTCCTAGATGCATAGCCTATGTTTACCGCAGCTGTAAACCCAATGTTCTTGTTTAACCTAATAATTTTCACTTTCATGTCTGAGGGCTTCCTCAACTCTATGTAGTTCTTTAAGTATTCAAAGCTTCCATCGGTGGATCCATTATCAATCACTATGAGCTCTACAGGAGAATAATCAATGTTGAGTGCGCCTTCGAGGCTCTCAAGCGTTAAATTTATAAATCTATAACTGTTATGGTTCACCCATATTATAGAGGTCAGGGGGTTCATCGGTTTGACACCAACTTATTGTAGAGGGAGATAAATTTTGTCCTAAAAACTTTAGCATCAAATCTCATGGCCATCTCCATGAACTTCTTAGCGAGGTGTGTGTCATAAATATTCAAAGCTCTCAGAATTTTCCCGGGAACTTCTCTGTAAGATGAATAAAGGTATTCATCATCAATGAACTCTGATACTCCACACTCTCTATGTACGATTGGTATAGCCCCGGCAGCCATCCCTTCGACTATGGCTATCCCGAAATGTTCAAACGGCATTAAATGGAGTAAAACCTTTGCTCTAGACAGTATTCGAAGCTTTTCCTTTTCGGGTGTATTGATGGCGAAGCGTACGTTTACCGATTTACGTTCAAATAAGCTTTTTAGTGCTTGGAAATATTCTGGATCATTGAGAGCGCCGAGGATTATAAAGCTGGTGTGGGGCTTTTCCTGGAGTACTTCTTTAGCTATAGGTAGTAGCATTTCAAGTCTTTTTCTACTGTCTATTCTACTTAATGTAACAACTAAATCTTCTTTAAGGTCAGGCTTCGCATGCCTGACTATCCTCTCGACATTAACAGGTGGGTATAGTATTGTATGGGTGGCATTGTTGAATTTAAAATATGTAACAGGTATAGCCGGTCTAAGCGTTTTCATAACCTCCATAGTTCTTCTAAATGTTAGCTTACTGTTATACGCTATAAACTTCGGTTCCATTAAAGCATTCACGGCATCGGCAAACTCAAGCATTAGACTCCCGTAAATTTTTTCACCGAAATTCCTGAAGGTTGAAGAGAGGTCTAAGTGAAACGGCCAGTGGACGTACGTTATATCTCCTAATACTATAGAATATAACCCTGTAGCATTTATTAAAAGATTACAATCAAGTTTTTTAAGAAGTCTGAGGAACCTTGCATTAAAGCTTCCCACTGCATGTTTTAGAGTAATAGGGCGCCGAGAATCAAATAGCCATAAAACACGTGTACTGCGAATCTCCTCTAAGAATTCGTGAAGAAGAGGATTCTTAGGGGGCTCAAGTAATATAAGAAGCGGTTCAGCTCCTATATCTTTAAGCGCCTTAACCATCTCTAATACTACACGCTCACCTCCACCTATAGGATTAAGGGATACGTGAAGTATGCAAGTTTTCATTTATTTATATACACCTCGTGCACTTCTCCTCCTAAAGTCCTTGCATATAAACGTCTTGCGAGCTCTAAGAATGTCCTACGTCTGTAAAGCCCACCAACTGTCGTTGTAGGCTTTCCCCTCTTAACAACTCTTTTCAGCTGTTCGGGGAAATCTATGTCGAGGTAAATATTGTATACCTTATACTGTTTAAGCATAGCTCTGTTCAGAGCCAAAACTCTTACTATAAGAGCTAGATGAAATCTCCACACCCTTGGATCATTTACACGTGTTGCGAGCTCTAAGTAGTTCCCAATGATATTTATGATGCCCTCATCTACGATGATGCAGCCCCGCAGAAACAGCGGTAATCTAATTTTAATGTAGTATGCCAAATGCAGAGATAACAGTTCTATGTAGAAAATAATAGGCAATAATCTGTAGTAAAGACTTGCTAACCTGGGATAATCTAAAAGACTGCTTTTTTTCAAGAAAAATGCCTTCGGATAAAGCACTATGAGAATTCCCTTTAGTAATGCTAAGATCATGAATGTTAGGTAGTGGAATCCTAAGAAAGTACTCTTAGGACATGATAGTCTCCTAGATAATTTTAGCGATAGTGTTGTTTTTCCCGTAGCCTCAGGGCCTGAAATCAGTATAACGGCTCCCCTCTTCTGGCGATTTCTATACACGCCAAAGCACCGCATATGTTTCTTGGTCGTAGATTTTATCACGTTTATCAAGAAGGGTGTTGTAGAGCTGATCTGTATTCTCAAGCATCAGCTGCAACTTTAATCCATTACTCAGAATCACCACGTCAGTGCTATGTAGAGCTTTTATTCTAGATTGGGGGTCTTTGAATGTGTAAAGGGCTACTTCATCCACAGGAACAGTGACGTTAAGTTTCATTAAATAGTATCCTGGTGTAAGGGAGACTCCATGAGATAGATGTTGCAACACCTTATTTAAAGCTATAGTGTATGGTGAATAAACAGCATAGTAGTCTTTTAACGGGACTCTTTCAACCGTGGCTAAAGGCGATGTCGCCAGGCCGATCAAGCACAAGGCCGTGAAAATATGCCTGAAAAGCTCCATTAGCTTGCCCAGTTTCTTCCTCTCCGCAGGCATTAGACTTAAAATATAAAGAGTATAGGGTGGTAATATGACAAAGTGCCATAACCATCTCCCGGTAAAGGCTAGTGTCAATGGCAGTAATGTTAAACCAACAGCCATGTAGAAAGCTACGGAACTAGTTAAACTTACGGTAAAGATTAAGACTGATCTATTCTTCAAGGAAAATCTGTTGAGGAGAAGAGCTATGTAAGGGATGATGAATACTACCACAATATATATTTTGACCACGATTGATCCTACGAATGGAAGTAAACCTTGAGGAGGAGGAGTAGTCACTAATTGTGAGTATCTTAAGGACTCATGTACTAGTAACTCCAAGTGTTTTAAAAATGGAATGTAATCTCTCTTAACGATGTTCATAAGGGTTTCATTAAAAACTGTTGAAGCTATGCTGACTAGAATAGAGGAGACACAACACACGTAGAGATTTCTGGAGCCTCTATTACTATGTAAGAGGGATGCTAGGAATAGCATAGCTAGCACGAGCGAAATAAAGTGTATAAGGGTGAACGGGTGTGATAATGCTAGTGAAGACCCTAGCACTGAAAGCAAGAGGGAGACCCTTCCGTAATCTGCGTCATGTGCAACGAACTTAAAGGCCGTGTATGAAGTAAAAGCAAAGACCAATACAGCGAACCATTGGTGATGAAACCCAAACTCATATATTGTTGAAGGATAGAGTAGAACAATAGCGGGGCTAATAACAGCAAGAGCAGCCAGCCTATGCTGTCGCATAACAGAGACAGACAACATACCTAGCGATGTAAGAAATAGAACGGTAAATAAAAGATTCACATGCATGATGTCCATGGCCAAGACCTCAAATACCACTGCACCCCATACAAATGGTACCGGAGTTAGGGGGCAAAACCCTCTAAGGGGGATATGACCACTATGGCTAATTTCATAGGAGTCAGCAAGCTGCCCATAGGAAACGTGATGCATAACACTATATAGTCCAAGCAGAAAAATAGGAGCTGCAATGGACGTGACTAGAGAGACTGTTATTTGAAGAATTCTATTTTCGTTCTTTGATAATGTAAGTTTCATTTAAATCTGCACCTTCAGTGTCGCCTGAAATTAATGTTTTTTAAATTCATTAACAATATTGCTCTGCTTCTCGTTAGATAAGTAAGGTACCCGCAACCCTTGCTCGGGACTACTAGCAAGGCTTTCATGAGAGTCCTTGTATGCTTTTATATGCTTTTATATTCAGAAAATATTAGGATTTGTTCCTGTCTCCCATGTATTTCGTTAATACGGCGAACCTTCTACTTAAGCTAGGGAAGAAGTGCATTGCATGGTCGACTAGAATTATTAAAAATCCTTCCTTGCTATACAATGATGAGACTCTCTGAAACCGTTATCTTCGAGGTATTCCTTAAAGGCTTTAAGTGTAGCTGTCTTTACGTGTCCTGCAAGGCTGTGCGACTTTTTCAAAACCTTGCAGTCTTCTTCATGACTGAGCAAGATTGAATTCTTTCTTTGGTTTAGATAGTGTAAAGCTTCTCAATGTATTCTAGGGCTATTTCGTCCCACGTACAAGCACGCTTGTTTGCATTCGCTTTAGCCTGTGACAGGAACCTGTGTACTTCTTCGGCCAGCTTGCTAACGGGCTCGTCTGCGTCGACTATGAGTACCCTGCCGATCCCCTTGAAGTGCTCTCCCCACGGTTTTGTTATGACTGTTGGAACCCCGATTGTTACTGCTTCTAGTGGTGTTATCCCGAATGCTTCTCTCCTTGATAGCGTCATAAAGAGGCTTGCATGCGAGAGTAGCTCTAAGTATCTCTTCCTCGGTTGGAATGGCAGTATGCTGTACTTTAGGCCTATCCTCTCGAGGTTTCTTCGGAGCCTTTCCGCGTAAGGGCCTTCACCGACTACTAGGAACTCCAGGTCTGTGCCGTAGCGTCTATTCATCTCCGCGATTACCCATGCTACGAGATCTATGTTCTTGTACTTCTCGATCCTCCCAGCGTACATGGCATACCCCCTTGGATCCCACTTATAGCTTAACACGTCTTCGTCAACTCCATGCATTATCACAATGGGCTTCACACCGAAGTCCTCTTCAAGCAACATGGCTTCGTATTCTGATACAGCGTGAATCACGCTTGCACTCCTCAGCATTCTACCCACTACGGTTCTCCAAGGGATCCAGAGTAGTCTTCTGAATATGGTATGCCCGGTTCTATGGTAGTGAGGCGTGACGACCAGCCTCACCTTACCTACGCACCTCCTCCACCCCCTCCAAGCGTAGTAGGCCGTGATAGCGTGTATGTTATGTATGTGGAGGACGTCGGCCCCCCTGCAGAGCTCCGCCACTGCCTCCGCGAACTTGCCGGTGGCCTTGGGCATGTGGTAGGCGCCGCCCGGCGCCCAGGTGGGCCATCTGAGCACCTCCACGCCGTTTATCTCCTCTCTGCCCGGCGCCTCGGCCTCGGGTGAGCCCGCTACCACTGTCACCTCATGGCCTTTGGAGGCTAGCCTCTCGGCCACAGACTTCACCACATACTCTACGCCGCCTATCCGCGGGAAATAGCCGGGCGAGACGTAGATTATCCTCATGGTATCCATGTTATATTTTGAGGATTTCCGCGCTGCGCCTCGAGGGCCTTAGGCAATTCCGCGCTGTACGTACCGTGGCTGTAGGCGAAATCCGGCCTAAGCCTCACCACCTCCACACCGTTTATCTCCTCCCTCTCCGGCAATCCTCCCGCTCTCCGCCTGTCCCTGTTGTAGGTCAACACGTATACTTCGTGCCCCCTGGACGCCATGTACTCCGCTATTTTCTCCGCGACCTCCTCGACCCCGCCCACGACCGGGCGGTAGAACGGCGCAATGTGGACTATCCTCATTTCACCCCCATCTTTCAACTACGGCTTTACACGCTCGTGGCGCCTTTCTCCCCACTAGGGCCATCAACATCCTAAGGGACGGAACCATCCTCACCACTGGGTAGGCCGCGGCCCTCAGCACGCGGATCTTAGACGGCCTCTTAATCGCCGCTTTGAGCAGGTCCACATAGCTCCTCAGCGATTTGTATTCCTCCTCTGAGCAGTCGATGAAGCTCAAATCATTCACCGGCGTGTACTCCTTGAAGACGACCTCGAAGCCGCTCTCAATCAATAGTTGTTGTACCTCGTCCATTGTGTATTCGTGGACATGGTATCTGTAGATCGGGTTGCGGCCGATTAAGGCCTTCAGCCTCCTGAAGAGGCTTGCCACGTTAGGCGTGGTTAGGATGAGGACGCCGCCCGTCCTCAACACCCTACCTATTTCGCAGAGAGTCTTTGGGGCGTAGTAGGGGTTTAGGTGCTCCAGCACCTCGGAGAATACCGCGCAGTCGAAGGATTCACTGGGTAGATCAATGGCCCTCTCCAAGTCGGACTTCACGACCTCAACTCCACATGCCTTTGCCATGCTCTCGTATTTCTCGGGCTCTACATCAACCGCGGTCACGTCGTAGCCTAACGCCCTCAGCATGCAGCTCAAGATGAAGGGCTGTGCGCCGAGGTCGACGACACGCCTTCCAGGGCAGAACCTCTTCGCTAGGTTTACCACGTAGATCCTCCTGGAGTACTCCAGGTAGAACGACCATAGGGCCTTGTCGTCTCCCAGCCTCTTCACGATCTCCTCGACATTAAAACCTGGAGAGTAACTCATCCCACCTCCTCGCCACGGCCTCTACGTCGTATTTCTTCGCGTGCTCCAATGCGGCGGCCGACATCCTGCGCCACAGCCCCTCGTCGGTCATCAGCCTCTCCAGCGCATCCGCATACGCCCTGGGGTCTCTGGATCTGACGACAATGCCTGTGACGCCGTTTACGACCGCCTCCTCGGGCACCGCGTCGCTCACGACGACAGGCGTGCCTGAGGCCTGCGCCTCCAACGCGACGTAGGGGAGGGCCTCGTACTCTGAGGGTAGGATTAGGGCGAGGGCGCGGGAGTAGAGCTCCGCCAGCTCGCCGAACTTGTACTCCACGTGTTCGAGCCTCGGCAGTTGCGGATTAGGAGGCCCCGCCACCACTAGCCTCACGTTGTGGCCCCTGCGCCTCAGCTCCTTCACCGCCTCTATGGATATATCGGCCCTCTTGACGGGCCTCGTCCCCACGTGCAGGATTAGCCTCTCTCTTTCTTCGAGCGGCCTCGCTCTGTATCTCGCGACTTCAATGGGTATGGGTATTATCTCGCTGCATCTTATGCCCAAGGCCTCCAGCTCCCGCACCAGCTTGTGTGAGACGCACACTACCTCGTTGTATTGCCTATAGAGGGGTGCGGCGAATTTCCCAATTAAGCCGACCTTGAACACGCCGTGGTTTACCGCCACCTTTGGCTTAAATCTGAGCGGTATTACGCCATTGACCACGGCCGCCTCTGCCCCCAGTCTCCTTAGCAGCCTGCCTCCTTTCAGCCACCAGTCCAGCGCCATCCCTAGCCATCCCCTGTGCTTCTTCGCCAAAGCTATCACCTCCCTGGCTTTCGGCCCGAATACCCGCGCCGCAGCCTCCCTATCCTCGGCTGTGTGGCTCACGATGAACACTTCGTGGCCCAGCCTCTCCAGCCCCGCCGCGAGCGTGTACACGAATCTATTCACCCCGTCGATGTACGTGGCGTCCTTGCGCCTGGTGAACGCTATCCTCATCTTACCTAAGCCCCGTCCTTAGGGCTATTACGACGTATACGGAGTATATATCAGTCCTGCCGTGGCCTTTATCCATGGGTTTGTCCCTCGGCCTTATTGTATGAGGTATTGTCTTTGCTCAAGTCCTTAATCCATTCCAGGAACTTTGGGGTGATGTGCCCAACGATTCTCTCCGCGGCTTCGTAGAGCTCCCTCAAATCTATTTCTAAGTATCTATGAACGAGGATGTTTCTCAGCGCCGCTAGCCTAGAGACGTCCTCCGCTAGATCCCTTGGCATGATGTTTGCGCGGGCTAGCCTGAGCGGGTATTCGCCGTAGCTTTCAACGAGTCCGAGGGAGTGGACTGCTATGAGGTGTCTACATATGTCTAGTATTGCCTCGATTATTCTGTGGACTGCTCTTTCGAGGGCTAAAACATCTTTGTATGTGAGTTCCTCGACCTTTTTAGTGAGTATCTCGCTCCTTAGGAAGTCCCTGTTCCTCCTAATCTCCTCGACTCTCGAGGATATGATGACCTCATCCACCTTGGGCTCTGGGTCGAGTGTGCCCCAGAGCCTGGTCTCCATTAGTTGGTCAGTGCCTAGGAGTGCCTTCTCTAGAAGCTTCATTAAGGCATCCTCGCTGCCCTTCACCACCACGCCTTCCTTTAACACCTTGAATAAGAGCAGGGGCTTTGCCCCTCCCAGATCCACTATGTCTATGGCCTCTACCCCAACACCAAGCTTTTCAGCGATCCTCACGGCGAGCTCTGACAGGTCTAGGAGTGATTTCTCGGCGGAAAACCTCACGGCAATATCGATGTCGCGCGGGTTCGGGGAGCCGCGCGCCAACGAGCCGAACAGCACGGCCACTTCGACATCCCTCAGCTCCGAGAACAGCTCCGATAGCCTCCTAACAACTTCACCCCTGTCAACAGCGCCTCCGCCCACCATGGCTGGCTCACGGCTTAGCATGCCTGGCCTATGCGAACGACCAGCCTGCACTCTACCGCGCCTCAAGTGCCCTCCTAGCGGCCTCTCTGTGTAGGGGTGTCTGCCATGCGAAGTCCTCGCCTACGCCTAGCTCCCTGTCCACGGGAGGCGGCTGGTCTATCCACAGGAGCCGCTCCCTGGGAGGCAAGTAGGTCACGACTAGGTTTTGTTCCACTAACTTATTTATCAAGTCTATCATTGGCCTCTTGTCCTCAGCCTCTCTAAGCCTGCGCAGGAGCGTATCTGGGTCATCTACGGCTTCCTCAAGAGCCGCTTGCTGGAGCGGCGTGAGCTCGCTCACAAGGGGCTTTACCCCCGCCACAAATATCCTCCTCACGACCGCCTCCACATCCCACCCGGCCTCATATAGCTCGCTCAAGTACCTAGGATTTCCACCTGTCCACATCCATACTTCCTCGAAGCCGGGCTTCTCACCTGGTAACTGCTCGTAGAGCAGCCTAAACCCCTCTCTCGGCATATTCCACATACCCCAAATCGTGGCCCAGTTATGCCTACCGATCCTTGATCTAGTCATCCCTTCACTGGAGCCTACGAGGATCACTACTTTTTCTATCGGTGTATTTGGGTACTCTATTAGGTTCAGCAACATCTTTACGTACATCTCAGCTTTACCAAGACCAATAGCCTGAAAAATGTCGTCAGCTAGAACAGCAATCTTCTCCCTATACCTCATGAGCATGGCAGCTATTTCTATAGCTTTCTCAACAAACCTAGCACCACTCTCCCCCAATGCCACTGACAATACAGGTTCAACCAACTCTCTAGCGTCCTCAGTAATGCTCAGTCTCCACATAGCTTCCTTTTCAAGGGGGCTAAAGTATACTACATAGTACCCCCACTCCTCCAACGCAGCCTTTGCCTGTCTGAATAAGGCTGTTTTCCCGCAGCCCTCAGGACCATATATAACATATACAGGGTAGGTACCTCTATCAGCTAATTCTTCTATCTGCCTAACCGCTATATCTCTATCGGTAAACACGACATTTAGGTCAGCTAATCTCAGTTTAATCCTCTTCATGAACCAATCTCCCTCAATATCCTCCTAACGGCCTCCCTATGTAAAGGAGTCTGCCAAGCATATTTCTCTCCAATACCAAGCTCCTTATCTACAGGTGGCGGCTGATCTATCCATAGGTATGTATCTCTATAGCCAGTCTCAGATAGTAGGTTTAGCTCGGTGAGCTCTTGAATCAATCCCTCGGTTCTCGGATACTCGTCCCATAGATAATCAGGGTCCTCCACAGCCCTCTCAAGGCCCTGTCTCCATTTTTTAGCTAGTTTATCAAGTCCCTTCCTCCTGACTAGGCCCTTCACGACTACTTCCACATCCCACTCAGCCTTATACAGTTCTGCTAAATATCTAGGGTTTCCTCCAGTCCACCTCCAGACCTCATCGAACGATGGCTTTTCACCAGATATTTGCTCATATAGCTCTCTAAATCCGTCTCTAGACATATTCCACATACCTCTTAGCAATGCCCAGCTATGTCTACCAACCCTCACCCTGGTTGTCCCCTCGCTAGAACCCACCAATACCACAACCCTCTCTATAGGTGCAGAAGGATATTCTATTAGGTTCAGCAACATCTTTACGTATATCTCAGCTCTCT contains these protein-coding regions:
- the hepT gene encoding type VII toxin-antitoxin system HepT family RNase toxin gives rise to the protein MQAGRSHRPGMLSREPAMVGGGAVDRGEVVRRLSELFSELRDVEVAVLFGSLARGSPNPRDIDIAVRFSAEKSLLDLSELAVRIAEKLGVGVEAIDIVDLGGAKPLLLFKVLKEGVVVKGSEDALMKLLEKALLGTDQLMETRLWGTLDPEPKVDEVIISSRVEEIRRNRDFLRSEILTKKVEELTYKDVLALERAVHRIIEAILDICRHLIAVHSLGLVESYGEYPLRLARANIMPRDLAEDVSRLAALRNILVHRYLEIDLRELYEAAERIVGHITPKFLEWIKDLSKDNTSYNKAEGQTHG
- a CDS encoding glycosyltransferase, translated to MRIVHIAPFYRPVVGGVEEVAEKIAEYMASRGHEVYVLTYNRDRRRAGGLPEREEINGVEVVRLRPDFAYSHGTYSAELPKALEAQRGNPQNITWIP
- a CDS encoding class I SAM-dependent methyltransferase, which codes for MSYSPGFNVEEIVKRLGDDKALWSFYLEYSRRIYVVNLAKRFCPGRRVVDLGAQPFILSCMLRALGYDVTAVDVEPEKYESMAKACGVEVVKSDLERAIDLPSESFDCAVFSEVLEHLNPYYAPKTLCEIGRVLRTGGVLILTTPNVASLFRRLKALIGRNPIYRYHVHEYTMDEVQQLLIESGFEVVFKEYTPVNDLSFIDCSEEEYKSLRSYVDLLKAAIKRPSKIRVLRAAAYPVVRMVPSLRMLMALVGRKAPRACKAVVERWG
- a CDS encoding glycosyltransferase family 4 protein is translated as MKTCILHVSLNPIGGGERVVLEMVKALKDIGAEPLLILLEPPKNPLLHEFLEEIRSTRVLWLFDSRRPITLKHAVGSFNARFLRLLKKLDCNLLINATGLYSIVLGDITYVHWPFHLDLSSTFRNFGEKIYGSLMLEFADAVNALMEPKFIAYNSKLTFRRTMEVMKTLRPAIPVTYFKFNNATHTILYPPVNVERIVRHAKPDLKEDLVVTLSRIDSRKRLEMLLPIAKEVLQEKPHTSFIILGALNDPEYFQALKSLFERKSVNVRFAINTPEKEKLRILSRAKVLLHLMPFEHFGIAIVEGMAAGAIPIVHRECGVSEFIDDEYLYSSYREVPGKILRALNIYDTHLAKKFMEMAMRFDAKVFRTKFISLYNKLVSNR
- a CDS encoding glycosyltransferase family 4 protein, with the protein product MRIAFTRRKDATYIDGVNRFVYTLAAGLERLGHEVFIVSHTAEDREAAARVFGPKAREVIALAKKHRGWLGMALDWWLKGGRLLRRLGAEAAVVNGVIPLRFKPKVAVNHGVFKVGLIGKFAAPLYRQYNEVVCVSHKLVRELEALGIRCSEIIPIPIEVARYRARPLEERERLILHVGTRPVKRADISIEAVKELRRRGHNVRLVVAGPPNPQLPRLEHVEYKFGELAELYSRALALILPSEYEALPYVALEAQASGTPVVVSDAVPEEAVVNGVTGIVVRSRDPRAYADALERLMTDEGLWRRMSAAALEHAKKYDVEAVARRWDELLSRF
- a CDS encoding ATP-binding protein, whose translation is MKRIKLRLADLNVVFTDRDIAVRQIEELADRGTYPVYVIYGPEGCGKTALFRQAKAALEEWGYYVVYFSPLEKEAMWRLSITEDARELVEPVLSVALGESGARFVEKAIEIAAMLMRYREKIAVLADDIFQAIGLGKAEMYVKMLLNLIEYPNTPIEKVVILVGSSEGMTRSRIGRHNWATIWGMWNMPREGFRLLYEQLPGEKPGFEEVWMWTGGNPRYLSELYEAGWDVEAVVRRIFVAGVKPLVSELTPLQQAALEEAVDDPDTLLRRLREAEDKRPMIDLINKLVEQNLVVTYLPPRERLLWIDQPPPVDRELGVGEDFAWQTPLHREAARRALEAR
- a CDS encoding glycosyltransferase; this encodes MNPLTSIIWVNHNSYRFINLTLESLEGALNIDYSPVELIVIDNGSTDGSFEYLKNYIELRKPSDMKVKIIRLNKNIGFTAAVNIGYASRSKDAKYVVLLNNDAVPYPESLATLIEVMEQNPGLGAVQGIIVSQSNPEIIDTAGGFLSELLTSHMAYRGMPRQTVKKGFYITYADGSYAVYSIDALKKSLKNDKKIFYDFAYGYFDDDFIGLKLWNRGFKIASLPIVAAKHHRGSTFGKVKPLQIYLGFRGLIALSHISNSRLKGLVSLLALRSFSPVACYGIPAKECKQLIYSQYKAYLMGRRMGKILSILGEDIDLYRAPIVRIPLHLAIPYLVLIRKLHEYVDKKIVKLVEELQVDF
- a CDS encoding glycosyltransferase family 4 protein yields the protein MRIIYVSPGYFPRIGGVEYVVKSVAERLASKGHEVTVVAGSPEAEAPGREEINGVEVLRWPTWAPGGAYHMPKATGKFAEAVAELCRGADVLHIHNIHAITAYYAWRGWRRCVGKVRLVVTPHYHRTGHTIFRRLLWIPWRTVVGRMLRSASVIHAVSEYEAMLLEEDFGVKPIVIMHGVDEDVLSYKWDPRGYAMYAGRIEKYKNIDLVAWVIAEMNRRYGTDLEFLVVGEGPYAERLRRNLERIGLKYSILPFQPRKRYLELLSHASLFMTLSRREAFGITPLEAVTIGVPTVITKPWGEHFKGIGRVLIVDADEPVSKLAEEVHRFLSQAKANANKRACTWDEIALEYIEKLYTI
- a CDS encoding ATP-binding protein; protein product: MRRVKLRLADLDVEFADRDTALRQVEEFAERGTYPVYVIYGPEGCGKTALFRQAKAILEEHGYIVIYFSPMEKEFEYRLSVSDDAKELVKPVLEVLLGENGAKFVERAIELASRVMRYRERVAVLADDIFQAVGLERAEIYVKMLLNLIEYPSAPIERVVVLVGSSEGTTRVRVGRHSWALLRGMWNMSRDGFRELYEQISGEKPSFDEVWRWTGGNPRYLAELYKAEWDVEVVVKGLVRRKGLDKLAKKWRQGLERAVEDPDYLWDEYPRTEGLIQELTELNLLSETGYRDTYLWIDQPPPVDKELGIGEKYAWQTPLHREAVRRILREIGS